CCACGTCTATACAAGTATATTATATGCGACTAAGTAATAACATTGGTACTACAAAATGTCTCCATCACATGTAACAATTAAACGTATACATTTGAAAAATAAGTATCACTATGTACtctaaattaattatgtttgatgATGGGTTTTGAACTTGGTCAATTTCTTATGTTGCGTATATATACACGGATTTTATAAGTGTAAATAAATATAGTGTAAAATGGAAATGGAGAACGAGTAGGTGTAAGCAAGGATACGCAACAAATGTCACGTAGAGCAGATAATACGAATCCGATTCTGTTTCTATGGGCTTCCatcatctctttatttttacTTCTCTACTTACTTTAAAAGCGCGTCTAACCTCACGCTCCCAAGTCCCAAACAagataaagattttatttttcaattggGTCACGTAACTTCATATGGTTCATGAAATAGATATTCACTTTTTAACTTTAATAAAAGGATTGCATTACTCCTTAAATTTTAACTCCGCTAATATCTACCTAATATGTGCATGAAAACTGAATTGTATACGTTGACAAAAATTAGAAGCGACAAAATGGATTAGTTAATAATCTAGGCTAGCTAACGAATTTGGGGTTTAGTAGTTTCactttcttaaaaacaaaaacaaaagcaagaagAGGGAAGGGTACCTGCATGAGGATGATATTGGAGCGAGGCATTGGATTGATGATGGCGATAAGAGtcggaggaagatgaagagtcACCCCGTCTTCTCCAGCCAATGAAGAATCTACCACCATCAGCACGGTGGCGATGGAAGAGAACAACGTCTCCGGCGTCAAGGTTCTTCTCCTTGACGTATCTGCTCCAGCCTTTGGTCAAGACGTAACTTTGGCTACTGTTCCAATACGAGTATCTGAATCTCCATGGCTTACCTTCCTCGTCCTCGAAGCAGAGGAGAAGTCCCTTCTCCACCGCGTCTGCGGCCGCTGCAGCTAGCGGGAAGTATCTCTCGGCGTGCTGCTTTGGGATGACGAGGCGGTTGAGTTTTCCGACGTCGCTTGGGGTTAAAGGTTTCTCGAAGAGAGCTTCTTTTTCCTccacgacgtcgttttggtggtggtgttgttgttgctgctgttgttgcCACATGAGAGAATGGTAGTGGAAATCGCTTGAGTAT
The sequence above is drawn from the Camelina sativa cultivar DH55 chromosome 4, Cs, whole genome shotgun sequence genome and encodes:
- the LOC104782023 gene encoding B3 domain-containing protein At2g36080 — translated: MSITQYSSDFHYHSLMWQQQQQQQHHHQNDVVEEKEALFEKPLTPSDVGKLNRLVIPKQHAERYFPLAAAAADAVEKGLLLCFEDEEGKPWRFRYSYWNSSQSYVLTKGWSRYVKEKNLDAGDVVLFHRHRADGGRFFIGWRRRGDSSSSSDSYRHHQSNASLQYHPHAGAQAVESQRVNSKTLRLFGVNMECQLDSDWSEPSTPDGSNTCTTNHDQFHFYPQQQQHYPPPYYMDLSFTGDVNRTS